One region of Algihabitans albus genomic DNA includes:
- a CDS encoding choline ABC transporter substrate-binding protein yields MKTKRLIAGVAVAATATAILTATAQAEAPEACRTVVFSDVGWTDITATTALATTVLEGLGYETDTEVLSVPVTYASMKNGDVDVFLGNWMPTMEADLAPYREDGSVEVVGANLEGAKYTLATLRYTADDGLEDFADIAGFAEELDGRIYGIEPGNDGNRLIQDMIDGGLFGLADFEVVESSEQGMLSQVRRAEREEEPVVFLAWEPHPMNANHEIVYLTGGDEVFGPDFGGATVYTNVRTGYLEACPNVGRFLTNLTFTLTMENEVMGAILDEGEDPAEAAEAWLQANPGTLDGWLAEVTTVDGEAGLPAVKAALGL; encoded by the coding sequence GCGATTCTGACGGCGACGGCGCAGGCAGAGGCCCCCGAGGCTTGCCGAACGGTCGTCTTCTCCGATGTCGGCTGGACTGACATCACCGCGACCACCGCGCTGGCGACCACCGTGCTCGAAGGCTTGGGCTACGAAACCGATACGGAAGTACTGTCGGTCCCTGTCACCTACGCCTCGATGAAGAACGGCGACGTGGACGTCTTCCTCGGCAACTGGATGCCGACCATGGAAGCGGACCTCGCGCCTTACCGCGAGGACGGATCGGTCGAGGTGGTCGGCGCCAACCTGGAAGGCGCGAAGTACACTCTGGCCACCCTTCGCTACACGGCCGATGACGGCCTCGAGGATTTCGCGGACATTGCCGGCTTCGCGGAGGAGCTGGACGGCCGGATCTACGGCATCGAGCCGGGCAACGACGGCAACCGTCTGATCCAGGACATGATCGACGGCGGTCTCTTCGGCCTCGCCGACTTCGAGGTGGTGGAGTCGAGCGAGCAGGGCATGCTGTCTCAGGTTCGCCGGGCCGAGCGCGAGGAGGAGCCGGTGGTCTTCCTCGCCTGGGAGCCGCACCCCATGAATGCCAACCATGAGATTGTCTATCTGACCGGCGGCGACGAGGTCTTCGGACCGGACTTCGGCGGCGCAACGGTCTATACCAACGTTCGCACCGGCTATTTGGAGGCTTGCCCGAACGTCGGCCGCTTTCTCACCAACCTGACCTTCACCCTGACCATGGAAAACGAGGTCATGGGCGCCATCCTGGACGAGGGAGAGGACCCCGCCGAAGCGGCCGAGGCTTGGCTTCAGGCCAATCCCGGGACGCTCGACGGCTGGCTTGCCGAGGTGACGACGGTCGATGGCGAAGCCGGCCTGCCGGCCGTCAAGGCGGCGCTGGGACTTTAG
- the choW gene encoding choline ABC transporter permease subunit — MEDWITSWKIPIGEVGETLFDLLQTHFYWFFRALSDGLGFVVEGVNDGLQTIPPLLLIALLAGLAWWLHRSWKLPAAVVASLLLVVNLGYWEATVETLTLVLFATTACMVVGVPLGIAAAHRPWLYTVLRPVLDLMQTIPTFVYLIPTLILFGLGMVPGLISTVIFAIPAPIRLTYLGVSSVPKQLIEAGEAFGATRRQLLWKIELPHALPTIMAGLTQCIMLSLSMVVIAALVGADGLGKPVVRALNTVNVEMGIEAGLAIVILAILLDRFCKPPKLGGER; from the coding sequence ATGGAAGACTGGATCACCTCCTGGAAGATCCCGATCGGGGAGGTCGGCGAGACACTTTTCGATCTCCTGCAGACCCACTTTTATTGGTTCTTCCGGGCGCTGTCAGACGGGCTGGGCTTCGTGGTCGAGGGCGTCAACGACGGACTGCAGACGATCCCGCCGCTGCTGCTGATCGCGCTTCTGGCGGGGCTGGCCTGGTGGCTGCACCGAAGCTGGAAACTGCCCGCTGCCGTGGTGGCCTCGCTGCTGCTGGTGGTGAACCTCGGCTATTGGGAGGCCACGGTCGAAACGCTGACCCTGGTGCTCTTCGCCACCACGGCCTGCATGGTGGTCGGCGTGCCGCTCGGGATCGCCGCCGCTCACAGGCCCTGGCTCTACACGGTTCTGCGCCCGGTGCTCGATCTGATGCAGACCATCCCGACCTTCGTCTATCTGATCCCGACCCTGATCCTCTTCGGCCTCGGCATGGTGCCGGGCCTGATCTCGACGGTGATCTTCGCGATTCCGGCACCGATTCGCTTGACCTATCTCGGTGTCTCCTCGGTGCCGAAGCAGTTGATCGAGGCCGGAGAGGCCTTCGGGGCGACGCGCCGCCAGCTTTTGTGGAAGATCGAGCTGCCGCATGCCCTGCCGACGATCATGGCGGGTCTGACCCAGTGCATCATGCTGTCGCTCTCCATGGTCGTGATCGCCGCCCTGGTCGGCGCCGATGGCCTCGGCAAACCGGTGGTACGCGCGCTCAATACGGTCAACGTCGAGATGGGGATCGAGGCCGGTCTGGCCATCGTGATCCTGGCAATTCTGCTCGACCGTTTTTGTAAGCCGCCGAAGCTCGGGGGGGAGCGCTAG